The Algoriphagus sp. TR-M9 genome has a window encoding:
- a CDS encoding YeeE/YedE family protein translates to MNQLMDWLTQPWPWYVAGPLIGLTVPALLILGNKSFGISSSLRHACAICVPAKIPFFQYNWRKETWNLVFVLGVLIGGFIATNFISNPNDLIIAADTRAELQLLGINEFSGLMPAEIFSWDNLFTVKGLLFFVIGGFLVGFGTRYAGGCTSGHAIMGISSLQWPSLVATIFFMLGGFLMTQVFLGPLMNWVGF, encoded by the coding sequence ATGAATCAATTGATGGACTGGCTCACCCAGCCTTGGCCTTGGTATGTAGCAGGGCCACTTATTGGACTGACCGTACCTGCGTTATTAATCCTCGGAAATAAATCCTTTGGGATTTCATCCTCATTACGTCATGCATGTGCCATTTGTGTGCCTGCTAAAATCCCCTTTTTCCAATACAACTGGAGAAAGGAAACCTGGAATTTGGTTTTTGTTCTTGGCGTTTTGATAGGTGGATTTATCGCTACCAATTTTATTTCTAATCCCAATGATTTGATCATCGCGGCAGACACCCGAGCTGAGCTGCAACTACTGGGGATCAATGAGTTTTCAGGCTTGATGCCAGCGGAGATTTTCTCTTGGGATAATCTGTTTACCGTCAAAGGCTTGCTGTTCTTCGTGATAGGAGGATTCTTGGTAGGCTTCGGGACCCGGTATGCAGGGGGATGTACCTCAGGGCATGCCATTATGGGTATCAGTTCACTCCAATGGCCTTCTTTAGTTGCCACTATCTTCTTTATGCTAGGTGGCTTTTTGATGACCCAAGTGTTCTTGGGGCCTTTAATGAATTGGGTAGGATTTTAA
- a CDS encoding acyl-[acyl-carrier-protein] thioesterase, with protein MKSTQPFQFHKDFEIRSYQVDPDGKLSIKALSDLFQEIAWRHADSADFGRSLQDQNLAWILSRMDIKCENLPSWGDSIKVYTAGRGVDKLFAFREFLITSPSGEVVAQGMSSWVLLNFETKRLQRPGQVLPQELFQLNEIPAWQPEKIKVEGELLKKEELIVRYSDLDLNNHVNNTSYIRWMENILRENGIQAQRFSINYLAECKLGDSLTIAFYSFDGAYYGVGLVGNVQVFLAKAF; from the coding sequence ATGAAGTCAACTCAGCCATTTCAGTTTCACAAGGATTTTGAGATCAGGTCTTATCAAGTAGATCCGGATGGTAAATTGAGCATTAAAGCCTTGTCTGATTTGTTTCAGGAGATCGCCTGGAGACATGCTGATTCGGCTGATTTTGGCAGAAGTCTTCAGGATCAAAATCTGGCTTGGATTCTGTCCCGGATGGATATTAAATGTGAAAATCTACCTTCTTGGGGCGATTCTATCAAAGTGTACACCGCTGGGAGAGGGGTGGATAAATTGTTTGCCTTTCGGGAGTTTCTGATTACTTCTCCTTCAGGAGAGGTGGTGGCCCAGGGGATGAGCTCTTGGGTTTTGCTGAATTTCGAGACTAAGCGACTGCAAAGACCGGGGCAGGTACTCCCTCAAGAACTTTTTCAACTCAATGAAATTCCTGCATGGCAGCCAGAGAAAATTAAGGTGGAGGGTGAACTCTTGAAAAAGGAGGAGCTTATCGTACGGTATTCTGATCTGGATCTGAACAACCATGTGAATAACACCAGTTATATACGCTGGATGGAAAATATTTTAAGAGAAAACGGCATTCAAGCCCAACGATTTTCTATCAATTACCTTGCTGAATGCAAGTTGGGCGACTCATTGACCATCGCGTTTTATTCCTTTGATGGGGCATACTATGGAGTAGGGCTGGTAGGAAATGTTCAGGTGTTCCTGGCAAAAGCATTCTGA
- a CDS encoding c-type cytochrome produces the protein MNKIAKPILQLFNLTLSLVGLVTFLILGVGLILYLDVVGVKNPIEEKALVKSATEPVKSNALIDPAEVWTAPDWAKVDSEPNADEIKYGKELIANTAEYLGPNGKVKKISNGLNCQNCHLQAGTAPLGNNYLGVASTYPKVRGRSGHSEDVVMRINGCFQRSLNGESLPKNSKEMKAMVAYMNWLGQAVPKGQKPTGAGIYEVPVLDRAADPILGKVVYQKQCVTCHGEDGQGMMKADQTGYIYPPLWGANSYNQRAGLFRISKFAGYVKANMPFGATYENPILTDEEAWDVAAYVNSLQRPDRDFPDDWPDISKKPMDHPFGPYADEFSENQHKYGPFKEIIAAQKP, from the coding sequence ATGAATAAGATAGCGAAACCCATATTGCAACTCTTCAATCTCACGCTGAGCTTGGTAGGCCTGGTAACATTCCTCATTCTAGGGGTTGGATTGATTCTTTATTTGGATGTAGTGGGAGTGAAAAATCCCATTGAAGAAAAGGCATTGGTCAAAAGTGCTACCGAGCCCGTAAAATCCAATGCTCTGATAGATCCTGCTGAAGTTTGGACAGCACCAGATTGGGCCAAGGTAGACTCAGAACCAAATGCTGATGAGATCAAATATGGGAAGGAGCTAATCGCCAATACTGCTGAATACCTCGGGCCAAATGGGAAGGTGAAGAAGATCTCCAATGGACTGAATTGCCAAAACTGTCATCTGCAAGCAGGTACTGCACCGCTTGGAAACAATTACCTCGGAGTAGCCTCTACTTATCCCAAAGTTCGGGGTAGGTCTGGGCATTCTGAAGATGTGGTGATGCGGATCAATGGTTGTTTTCAGCGAAGCCTAAACGGCGAAAGTTTGCCTAAAAACAGCAAGGAGATGAAGGCCATGGTCGCCTACATGAACTGGCTTGGTCAGGCAGTGCCCAAAGGGCAGAAACCCACCGGAGCAGGGATCTACGAGGTGCCAGTCTTAGATAGGGCTGCTGATCCCATTTTGGGTAAGGTAGTCTATCAAAAACAATGTGTAACCTGCCATGGGGAGGATGGTCAAGGGATGATGAAAGCTGACCAAACCGGATACATTTACCCACCCCTCTGGGGCGCAAATAGTTATAATCAGCGTGCAGGGCTTTTTAGAATTTCCAAATTTGCTGGATATGTAAAGGCAAATATGCCATTTGGTGCAACTTATGAAAACCCCATTCTAACAGATGAAGAAGCCTGGGATGTGGCTGCATATGTGAATAGCTTACAGAGGCCTGACCGGGATTTCCCGGATGATTGGCCGGATATTTCCAAAAAACCTATGGATCATCCTT
- a CDS encoding MFS transporter produces the protein MNTLSKRRVALGAFFFFVGLCFASWAARIPDIQSKFDLSEGQLGTLLLFLPLGSVIGLPIAGWAVHQYGSRAVIMFGSVAYALTLPMIGLAPSIWTLLPVLVLYGMLGNVMNISLNTQALALEDEMGKSILASFHGLWSMAGFTGAGIGALMIFLGLSPAIHYAVVMLISLVIILSAQRYIVKQEATSQGGGGMVLKKPDALLMRISLIAFLGMMCEGCMFDWSGVYFKKVVQADPSLIALGYVAFMATMASGRFITDKIAAKYTKVAVIQVSGLLISAGLALAVIFPTVVVATLGFFLVGFGIASIIPLSYSIAGRSKLYAPSVALALVSTISFFGFLLGPPLIGFIADLFNLKTSFAMIAVSALGITILSSFRKQVFLIPVKGSTH, from the coding sequence ATGAACACACTTTCCAAGAGACGAGTTGCCCTTGGGGCATTTTTCTTTTTTGTAGGTCTTTGCTTCGCTTCATGGGCAGCACGTATTCCTGATATTCAGTCCAAATTTGATCTTTCCGAAGGGCAATTGGGTACTTTGTTGCTTTTTTTACCCTTGGGTTCAGTGATCGGGCTACCCATTGCGGGCTGGGCAGTACACCAGTACGGTAGTAGGGCTGTGATCATGTTTGGGAGTGTGGCCTATGCACTGACATTACCTATGATAGGTTTGGCACCCAGCATATGGACACTACTTCCGGTACTTGTCCTTTATGGGATGTTGGGAAATGTGATGAATATTTCCCTGAATACTCAGGCCTTGGCTTTGGAGGATGAAATGGGGAAAAGCATATTAGCATCTTTCCATGGGCTCTGGAGTATGGCTGGATTTACAGGAGCCGGGATTGGAGCACTGATGATATTCTTGGGGCTTTCTCCTGCCATACACTATGCCGTTGTGATGCTGATTTCTCTGGTGATTATTCTGTCTGCTCAGCGTTATATAGTCAAGCAAGAAGCCACTTCTCAAGGTGGAGGAGGAATGGTGCTGAAAAAGCCCGATGCCCTACTGATGCGGATCAGTTTGATCGCATTTCTGGGGATGATGTGCGAAGGCTGTATGTTTGACTGGTCAGGTGTTTATTTCAAAAAAGTGGTACAAGCGGACCCATCGCTCATTGCTCTGGGCTATGTGGCCTTTATGGCTACCATGGCATCGGGTAGGTTTATCACCGATAAGATCGCAGCTAAATACACCAAAGTAGCTGTCATACAGGTGAGCGGATTGTTGATTTCTGCGGGCTTGGCTTTGGCAGTGATTTTCCCAACGGTAGTGGTGGCCACACTCGGATTCTTTTTGGTTGGGTTTGGGATAGCTTCAATCATTCCACTTTCTTATAGCATAGCGGGCCGGTCTAAATTATACGCGCCTAGTGTTGCACTTGCTCTAGTTTCTACCATTTCATTTTTTGGTTTTTTACTGGGGCCTCCATTGATCGGCTTTATTGCAGATTTGTTTAACTTAAAGACATCTTTTGCTATGATAGCGGTGAGTGCCCTGGGTATTACCATTCTGTCTAGCTTCCGCAAGCAGGTTTTTCTGATCCCGGTAAAGGGAAGTACGCATTGA
- a CDS encoding DUF6691 family protein, whose product MQVLEKNTKDAVCDAPNSQDSGERGLALLKYLILGILFGIVFVKAEIISWFRIQEMFRLDSFHMYGVIGSAIVTGIISIQLIKRFQIKSTSGEKIIIPKKEFRKGQVIGGFIFGLGWAITGACPGPLFAQIGSGFTVVLVTLLSAIAGTWVYGKFSDMLPN is encoded by the coding sequence ATGCAAGTATTAGAAAAAAACACCAAGGATGCAGTGTGCGATGCACCAAACTCTCAGGATAGCGGAGAAAGAGGCCTGGCCTTGTTGAAGTATTTGATATTAGGGATTTTGTTTGGGATTGTATTTGTAAAAGCTGAAATCATTTCCTGGTTTAGAATCCAGGAAATGTTCCGATTGGACTCCTTTCATATGTATGGGGTGATCGGTTCGGCGATAGTTACAGGGATTATCTCTATCCAATTGATCAAGCGATTCCAGATCAAGTCCACCTCAGGCGAAAAGATCATCATTCCAAAGAAAGAGTTTCGTAAGGGACAAGTTATAGGTGGTTTCATTTTCGGACTGGGCTGGGCGATTACTGGGGCATGTCCTGGGCCATTATTTGCTCAGATTGGAAGTGGATTTACCGTGGTGCTCGTGACTTTACTCTCAGCCATAGCTGGCACATGGGTGTATGGGAAATTTTCCGATATGCTACCGAATTAA